Within the Dehalococcoidia bacterium genome, the region GAGAGCTTCGCCCGCATGCGCTACGGCCACAAGGAGCTCTCGCCGGAGGAGCAGTCGCGCCTAGCGAGCAGTTGGGCACGGCTGCGCAACCGGCTGTTCAAACGGGTGCTGCGCATCAAATAGCCAGCGACCGAGGGCAGAGGAGTACGCCGGCCGGCGGAAGTAGCATTTCCGCCGGCCGGCGTACTCCTCTGCCCTCGTTTTGTTGTGTCAAGCGGGATATAATTGGTGCAGAGCCAATGCAACGTACGCGGACGGAACCGACCCGCGCGGTTAGCCAGGGAGGTCGAAAGCAGCGATGAAGGAGGGCGGTCATCGGGAGCACGCGCCGCCAGCGGGCCCTGCAGGCGGCTGAGCATGCGGCCCCGCGTACTGGTTACGTTTCTTGCAATTGGAGTCTGGTCATCATGCGTCGTCTTACATCAACCGTCGATCTGGCTTTGGGCAGCCTGTTCGCCATCGCCGCGATCTGCTTCGGCTTCGTCGGCTGGATCTCTGGCATCGCCTCAAACTCGGCGTCCAGTGCCTGGTATCTGGCCGCGCTGATCTTCGGCGTCATCTCCGGGGCTGTGCTGCTCGATGAACTGCGTACGAGCGAGCCGGTGGGCCGCTTTGACGCACTCATCGGCACCTTGTTGATGCTCGGCGCCCTCGGTCTTGGCACGGTCGGCTTTATCGCCAGGCTCGCCGACAACTCAACCGGCAACGTCTGGCTGATCAGCGGCATCATCTGCGCGGTCCTCTCGCTGACGGCGATGACGGATGAGCTGCAGCGTGTGCGCAGCGCCGCGGCCGGCGCCAGCAACAGCCTGGCCACGCTGGCGTTGCTGTGCGGCCTGCTCGGCTTCGGCCTGGGCGTGATCGGCTTCATCGCCGGCCTCGCCGGGAACAGCGCTGCCGATACCTGGCTATGGGGTGGCGTGGTCAGCAGCGTCATCGCCCTGGGCTGGACCTTTGAGGCCGAGCACCGCCATGTCGGCGTGGCGACCGAAAGCACCGGCCGTCCCTCGCCGTTCGGCGGCGCGCAGCCAATGCCGCAATAACGCCGGCGGCTGAGCGGCGTGCTCGATCACGGCGGACCGGCGCAGCGAGGTGGCTGCGCCGGTCCGCCGCGCGCTGGCCTGGGTTACGGCGCGACGCTCAGCGACGCCGCGGGCGGGTTGCTGCTGCCGCTGGCGAGAATCGCCTCGTCGGGCACCCAGAGGCGTCTCACCTCGCCCACCAGGTACAGCGAACCCGTGACGCAGATCAGATCGTCGGGACGTGCCTCCGCGAGTGCCATGCGCACGGCGGCTCCCGGGTCCGGCTCGCTGCGCGCCGGCACGCCGAGCCCTCGCGCCAGCGCCGCGATGCGCTCCGGGTCTGCGCCGGTCTTGCCCAGCACGTGCGGGACGCTGACGACGATCTGGCGGGCTTGGCCGACAAACGGTGCGATGATGCCGGTCGCGTCCTTGGTTGTCAACGCGCCGATCACCAGCACAAGGCGTCGATCGGGGAATATCTCGGCGAGCGAGGCGGCAAGGGCCGCGGCCTTCTGCGGGTTGTGGGCGCCATCCAGCAGCACGTCGGGATGGCGCTGAATCAGCTCCATGCGGCCGGGCAACCGCGCCGAACACAAACCCGCTCGCAACGCCTCGTCAGAGACGCGCTCGCGCGTCTCCTCCGCCGCAAGGAGCGCCGCCACGCTGAGCGCGGCATTGAACGCCTGATATCGGCCGATCATCCCCGACTCCAGGCCGTCGAGACGGCGCCCGCCGGGGCGATTCTCGCGGAAGTCGAACAGCACGCCTTGCTCCGTGCAGCGGCGGACCTCGTAGCCGAACTCGTGGCCAAGCCGCAGCAGCGGACTGCCGCGCAGCCGCGCCTCAACTTCCACCACCGCCAGCTCGGGGCCGGAAACGCCGGTGACCGCGGGCGTGCCGTTCTTGATGATGCCGGCCTTGTGATAGGCGACGTCCGCCAGCGTGGGACCGAGCGCCGTCAGATGATCGGGGCCGACCGTCGTGACCACCGAGACGATCGGCTGCAGGGTGTTCGTCCAGTCGAAGCGGCCGCCCGTGCTCACCTCGATCACCGCCGCGTCGACCCGCCGGCGCGCGAAGTAGAGATAGGTCAGCCCAACGGACAGCGCGGGATAGGGAAGATCGGACAGGGCGGCTGGATCGGCCCGCAACAGCTCGCGGAAGGATGCAACCAGCGTGGCGAAGTCGGAGGGTGTCACGTAGCGGCCGTCGATTTGCAACTTCTCGACCGTCGCCTGCAGGTAGGGCGTGGCGTGCACGCCGGTACGCAGGCCGGCGGCGTGCAGCACGGCGCCGAGGTAGGTGCAGACCGAGCCCTTGCCCGACGTACCCGTGACGTGCAGGGCGGCGAAGCGGCGATCGGGCCGGCCGAGGACGGTGAGCAGGCGCTCCATGCGGGCGAGTCGGAGCGGCCCTTCTTCCCGCCATAGCTCAGGCGTCTTCTGCGGCGCCGTGCCCGTAATCGGCCGGATGAAGCTTTCGAGCC harbors:
- a CDS encoding Mur ligase family protein — encoded protein: MNRPIAEPELRAYTDAVTWLESFIRPITGTAPQKTPELWREEGPLRLARMERLLTVLGRPDRRFAALHVTGTSGKGSVCTYLGAVLHAAGLRTGVHATPYLQATVEKLQIDGRYVTPSDFATLVASFRELLRADPAALSDLPYPALSVGLTYLYFARRRVDAAVIEVSTGGRFDWTNTLQPIVSVVTTVGPDHLTALGPTLADVAYHKAGIIKNGTPAVTGVSGPELAVVEVEARLRGSPLLRLGHEFGYEVRRCTEQGVLFDFRENRPGGRRLDGLESGMIGRYQAFNAALSVAALLAAEETRERVSDEALRAGLCSARLPGRMELIQRHPDVLLDGAHNPQKAAALAASLAEIFPDRRLVLVIGALTTKDATGIIAPFVGQARQIVVSVPHVLGKTGADPERIAALARGLGVPARSEPDPGAAVRMALAEARPDDLICVTGSLYLVGEVRRLWVPDEAILASGSSNPPAASLSVAP